The following are encoded together in the Candidatus Tumulicola sp. genome:
- a CDS encoding ATP-binding protein — MNRPFEEVGEETKPFNLQLRLPPLPRSARTGRDAFAALAKFHEVSPADIESLTFALGEALANAIEHAACDAEIEVSVTIDTRTIVATVRDRGRGICLPPSDGTLPFPDNSAEGGRGFPIMQRCTDFFEVSTTPGDGTVVTLGRRRRDAVA, encoded by the coding sequence ATGAATAGACCCTTCGAAGAAGTCGGCGAAGAGACGAAACCCTTCAATCTCCAGCTTCGGCTGCCCCCGCTGCCCCGCTCCGCTCGGACGGGGCGCGACGCATTTGCGGCGCTAGCGAAGTTCCATGAGGTTTCACCGGCCGATATCGAGAGCCTGACGTTCGCGCTCGGCGAGGCGTTGGCGAATGCGATCGAGCACGCAGCCTGCGACGCTGAAATCGAAGTCTCGGTCACGATCGATACGCGGACGATCGTCGCAACCGTTCGCGACCGTGGACGCGGCATTTGCCTACCTCCATCCGATGGCACGCTTCCGTTTCCCGATAACAGCGCCGAAGGCGGCCGCGGATTTCCAATCATGCAGCGTTGCACGGACTTCTTTGAAGTCAGTACGACGCCCGGCGACGGTACCGTCGTTACGCTCGGCCGGCGCCGGCGCGACGCCGTCGCGTAA
- a CDS encoding P-loop NTPase codes for MPHIEVIIEPSSNIRELVERLPIAAEVMQAFGLGCSGCGVSAAETIEQGALAHGLRVEPILAALQQARLSGFVPLISNEDRRPVRRAPSAFRGRAAIKRIIPIMSGKGGVGKSLVTALLALGLRRRHLRVGILDADITGPSIPKIFGLHKPMTIEADPVLKTPQGGPQPLMAPVLTRSAIEVVSSNLLTEQEDTAMIWRGPILSGVIRQFFEQVTWSELDYLLIDLPPGTSDAPLTVLQSLKIDGVVLVTMPQALATMIVRKATNLVHQLQKPILGVVENMSYFVAPDTGTRYDIFGPSYADQVAELARAPLLARIPLDPLKAALADAGDVEAIDDPICDQLAARLVEMAEARPAVKETISLL; via the coding sequence ATGCCCCATATCGAAGTTATTATCGAGCCGTCCAGCAACATTCGCGAACTCGTCGAGCGCCTGCCGATCGCGGCCGAGGTGATGCAAGCGTTCGGCCTCGGATGCAGCGGCTGTGGCGTGAGCGCCGCCGAGACGATCGAGCAAGGCGCGCTGGCGCACGGGCTTCGCGTCGAACCGATCTTGGCAGCGTTGCAGCAGGCGCGCCTATCGGGATTCGTCCCGCTCATTTCCAACGAGGACCGGCGGCCGGTGCGCCGCGCGCCATCGGCCTTTCGCGGGCGCGCCGCGATCAAGCGCATCATCCCGATTATGTCCGGCAAGGGGGGCGTCGGAAAGTCGCTCGTCACGGCATTGCTGGCACTCGGATTGCGGCGACGCCACCTGCGCGTCGGCATCCTCGACGCCGATATCACGGGACCGTCGATTCCAAAAATCTTCGGTCTGCACAAGCCGATGACGATCGAAGCCGATCCGGTGCTCAAAACGCCGCAAGGTGGCCCGCAGCCGCTGATGGCGCCGGTTCTCACACGTTCGGCCATCGAAGTCGTCAGTTCGAATTTGCTGACCGAGCAAGAAGACACCGCGATGATTTGGCGCGGACCGATCTTGAGCGGCGTCATTCGGCAGTTCTTCGAGCAAGTGACGTGGAGCGAACTCGATTATCTGTTAATCGATCTTCCGCCGGGAACGTCGGACGCGCCGCTGACCGTACTGCAATCGCTCAAGATCGACGGTGTCGTCTTGGTCACCATGCCGCAGGCGCTGGCGACGATGATCGTACGCAAAGCCACGAACCTCGTGCACCAACTGCAAAAACCGATTTTGGGCGTTGTCGAAAACATGTCGTATTTCGTCGCGCCCGACACGGGTACGCGATACGATATTTTTGGACCGTCCTACGCCGATCAGGTCGCCGAGTTAGCGCGCGCCCCACTGCTGGCGCGGATTCCGCTGGATCCGCTGAAAGCCGCATTGGCGGATGCCGGCGATGTCGAAGCCATCGACGATCCGATCTGCGACCAACTCGCCGCGCGCCTGGTCGAGATGGCCGAAGCACGGCCGGCCGTTAAAGAAACGATTTCGCTGCTATAA
- a CDS encoding GNAT family N-acetyltransferase, whose translation MIADGYHDLPSGKLANLVTFLEMHARPSERFEARNDATVAPVRPDVDAYRNMFRRIGAPYLWSSRLTMSDPSLQAILDDPDVENYELRRDESPDGMLELDFREAGSCEVAFFGLVREAQGRGFGRYLMRFALQRAWERSIHRVWLHTCTLDHPGAIAFYRKCGFVPYKRQFEISDDPRAAGLLPLDAAPHIPLL comes from the coding sequence ATGATCGCCGACGGGTATCACGACCTGCCGTCCGGCAAGCTGGCAAACCTCGTCACGTTCCTCGAAATGCACGCTCGGCCGTCCGAACGTTTCGAGGCACGCAACGACGCAACGGTCGCGCCGGTTCGACCGGATGTCGACGCATACCGCAACATGTTCCGGCGCATCGGGGCGCCGTATTTATGGTCGTCGCGATTAACGATGTCCGACCCGTCGCTACAAGCGATTCTCGACGATCCGGATGTCGAAAATTACGAGCTTCGACGCGACGAGTCGCCCGATGGAATGTTGGAGCTAGATTTCCGTGAAGCCGGTTCGTGCGAAGTCGCGTTTTTCGGTTTGGTGCGAGAGGCGCAAGGCCGGGGCTTCGGACGATACCTTATGCGATTCGCGCTACAACGGGCGTGGGAGCGTTCGATCCACCGCGTTTGGCTGCACACGTGTACGCTCGATCATCCTGGAGCGATCGCGTTTTACCGCAAGTGCGGATTCGTGCCGTACAAACGACAATTCGAAATATCCGACGATCCACGCGCGGCGGGTCTGCTGCCGCTCGATGCGGCCCCTCACATTCCGCTGCTGTGA
- a CDS encoding glutamate-1-semialdehyde 2,1-aminomutase has product MRPLYTRAALAGGCDSPVRSGWAVGGPMFVQASARDAYAFDENGRRYIDYVMAYGPLLFGHTHPALVTGLDEIARDGFVWGTTHPNELRLSERIRSYLPSMESMRFVTTGTEAMMSAVRVARAFTRRDKVLRFAGNYHGHFDLALLGAGASANTSDTDAGGIPRGVAADVMVARYNDLDDVDRVVHGRENDLAAILVEPIVGNMGYVPPDAGFLEGLRERARGYGALLVFDEVITWLRFGLRGAQGRTGITPDLTAIGKIAGGGVPFAAFGGRADVMNVLAPNGPAFTGGTHGGNPFSVGMAHRVLDLLERHPEYYSQMRENAGRLAGGIRTALAKHGLPYAVVSDESIVDFKFRAGAPNRNFDDALAADKHAYARYYHAMFERGILLPPSQNEVMFVSTAHTQADIDETVAAIDESLNAVVSAEATV; this is encoded by the coding sequence ATGAGACCTTTGTATACACGCGCCGCATTAGCCGGCGGCTGCGACTCGCCGGTTCGTTCCGGCTGGGCCGTCGGTGGCCCGATGTTCGTTCAAGCGTCGGCCCGGGATGCCTACGCGTTCGACGAAAACGGACGCCGCTATATCGACTACGTGATGGCCTACGGCCCACTATTGTTCGGGCACACGCATCCGGCGCTGGTTACCGGCTTAGACGAGATCGCGCGCGACGGTTTCGTGTGGGGCACGACCCATCCGAACGAGCTACGCCTCTCAGAACGTATTCGATCGTATCTTCCGTCGATGGAGTCGATGCGCTTCGTCACCACCGGCACCGAAGCAATGATGAGCGCGGTGCGCGTGGCTCGCGCGTTTACACGGCGCGACAAGGTGCTGCGGTTTGCCGGAAACTACCACGGTCACTTCGATCTCGCATTGCTTGGCGCGGGTGCATCGGCGAATACGAGCGACACCGATGCCGGCGGCATCCCACGCGGCGTAGCGGCCGATGTGATGGTCGCCCGCTATAACGATCTCGACGACGTCGATCGCGTCGTGCACGGTCGAGAAAACGACCTGGCCGCCATCTTGGTCGAACCGATCGTCGGCAACATGGGCTACGTGCCGCCCGACGCTGGATTTTTGGAAGGGCTTCGCGAGCGCGCGCGGGGCTACGGTGCGTTGCTCGTGTTCGACGAAGTCATTACCTGGCTGCGTTTCGGATTGCGCGGCGCGCAGGGCCGTACCGGCATTACTCCGGATCTCACTGCGATCGGTAAGATCGCCGGCGGCGGCGTTCCGTTCGCCGCGTTCGGTGGCCGCGCCGACGTGATGAACGTGTTGGCACCGAACGGCCCGGCGTTTACCGGCGGAACGCATGGCGGCAATCCATTTTCGGTCGGGATGGCGCACCGCGTTCTCGACCTGCTCGAACGCCATCCGGAATATTATTCGCAAATGCGCGAAAATGCCGGACGGCTAGCCGGCGGCATTCGAACCGCGCTCGCGAAGCACGGCTTGCCGTATGCGGTCGTTAGCGACGAGTCGATCGTCGACTTCAAATTTCGTGCGGGTGCCCCTAACCGCAACTTCGACGATGCGCTAGCGGCCGACAAGCACGCCTACGCACGCTACTATCACGCGATGTTCGAGCGCGGAATTCTGCTTCCGCCGTCGCAAAACGAAGTGATGTTCGTTTCGACCGCCCATACGCAGGCCGACATCGACGAAACCGTTGCCGCAATAGACGAAAGCCTCAATGCGGTCGTTTCGGCCGAGGCGACGGTATGA
- the mptA gene encoding GTP cyclohydrolase MptA, whose amino-acid sequence MHEVYAGIGSNLGDRQANILAALQRLRARCEVTAVSAFYASPPAGGATGPEYLNLAVAVRTPLDRDAFEAFARAIEAAVGRSTSSIRLAPRPIDIDVLAIDGQVVRDDLEDRPYDAAPLAEIAPHLVRRRAFEFVRRVERSLHFSIDRQSLAPDVAISLERAGVRSVRRTIVSGSDANLRAYDAEFSMSNALGPNLAGAHMSRYSEILADTIDTCLRDDPNGSLAHLPGSIARAIVVAQDAPHAEVRVRASFGLERWTPVSALPTEERYTFLAIAYATPNGSRTLVGAEAFGMTACPCAQEMMRERSERKLREAGFDAGAAARALDAIPQATHNQRSRGSLLVGHPAKPQTVAVEDVIEIVENAMSSETYGLLKRPDEFFVVSKAHSRPRFVEDAARAMLAATLDMYGDLGDDAYVSARQVNDESIHKHDAFAQGFGTFGELRAELRGETIAERTRPSQWLRGS is encoded by the coding sequence GTGCACGAAGTGTACGCCGGGATCGGTTCGAATCTGGGCGACCGTCAAGCCAACATCCTTGCCGCTCTGCAGCGCCTGCGCGCTCGGTGTGAGGTGACGGCGGTATCGGCGTTCTACGCCTCGCCTCCGGCCGGCGGAGCCACCGGGCCCGAATACCTCAACCTCGCGGTGGCCGTTCGAACCCCGCTCGATCGCGACGCGTTCGAAGCGTTCGCGCGAGCGATCGAGGCTGCCGTCGGTCGCTCGACCTCGAGCATTCGGCTCGCTCCTCGGCCGATCGACATCGACGTGCTGGCGATCGACGGCCAGGTCGTTCGCGACGACCTTGAGGACCGGCCGTACGATGCGGCGCCGCTAGCCGAAATTGCGCCGCATCTCGTGCGACGACGCGCTTTCGAATTCGTTCGCAGGGTCGAGCGGAGTCTGCATTTCTCGATCGATCGCCAGTCGCTCGCGCCGGATGTTGCAATCTCGCTCGAGCGCGCCGGCGTTCGTTCGGTTCGGCGCACGATCGTAAGCGGATCGGATGCGAACCTTCGAGCGTACGATGCGGAGTTCTCGATGTCGAACGCGTTGGGGCCGAACCTCGCGGGCGCGCACATGTCGCGGTATTCGGAAATTCTCGCCGACACGATCGACACGTGCTTGCGCGACGACCCGAACGGTTCGCTGGCGCATTTGCCCGGCTCGATCGCGCGCGCCATCGTCGTCGCACAAGACGCACCGCACGCGGAAGTGCGCGTGCGCGCGAGTTTTGGGTTGGAGCGTTGGACGCCCGTGAGCGCGCTGCCGACGGAAGAACGCTATACGTTTCTAGCGATCGCGTATGCCACGCCGAACGGCTCCCGTACGCTCGTCGGAGCCGAAGCGTTCGGTATGACCGCCTGCCCGTGTGCGCAAGAGATGATGCGCGAGCGTTCCGAACGCAAATTGCGTGAGGCCGGTTTCGATGCCGGCGCAGCCGCGCGTGCGCTCGACGCGATCCCGCAAGCCACGCACAATCAGCGTAGCCGTGGATCGCTGCTCGTCGGACATCCGGCCAAACCGCAAACGGTCGCGGTCGAAGACGTCATCGAAATCGTCGAGAACGCAATGTCGAGCGAAACGTATGGCCTGCTCAAGCGGCCCGACGAGTTCTTCGTGGTAAGTAAGGCGCACTCGCGGCCTCGATTTGTGGAAGATGCGGCGCGCGCGATGCTCGCGGCGACGCTCGACATGTACGGCGATCTTGGCGACGATGCATACGTTTCGGCCCGGCAAGTGAACGACGAATCGATCCACAAGCACGATGCGTTCGCGCAGGGCTTCGGGACCTTCGGGGAACTACGAGCCGAGCTGCGCGGAGAAACCATCGCGGAACGCACACGACCTTCGCAATGGTTGCGCGGAAGCTAA
- a CDS encoding Fe-Mn family superoxide dismutase, with product MKTYAAKKWDLSGLQGISDATLEMHFGLYEGYVKNANLLNEKLDALRSAGEAAGANPSYAELVRRLGFEYNGMRLHEYYFDNMTKSPADIGNGKLYTALGESFGGFDAWKKDFVAVGGMRGVGWAIAYRDDTNGQISNNWISDHENGHLAGFTPIVVLDVWEHAFIKDYKPSERGKYIEAFFANIDWKRCESRLP from the coding sequence ATGAAAACGTACGCTGCAAAAAAGTGGGATCTCTCGGGTCTGCAAGGCATCTCCGACGCAACGCTGGAGATGCACTTCGGACTGTACGAAGGTTACGTGAAGAACGCGAACCTGCTCAACGAAAAGCTCGACGCCTTGCGCTCTGCCGGTGAAGCCGCCGGCGCCAACCCGAGCTACGCCGAACTCGTGCGCCGCCTCGGATTCGAATACAACGGTATGCGCTTACACGAATACTATTTCGACAACATGACCAAGTCGCCGGCCGACATCGGTAACGGCAAACTCTATACCGCGCTCGGCGAGTCGTTCGGTGGATTCGATGCGTGGAAGAAAGACTTCGTCGCCGTCGGCGGTATGCGCGGCGTCGGCTGGGCGATCGCGTATCGCGACGACACCAACGGTCAGATCAGCAATAACTGGATCAGCGATCACGAAAACGGCCACCTCGCGGGCTTCACTCCGATCGTCGTGCTCGACGTTTGGGAGCACGCGTTCATCAAAGACTACAAACCGTCTGAACGCGGCAAGTACATCGAGGCGTTCTTCGCCAACATCGACTGGAAGCGTTGCGAATCGCGCCTCCCGTAA
- a CDS encoding DUF5996 family protein, translating into MSDRVEAWPELPLEAWRETCETLHRYVQVIGKIRLALSPPEPQWAHVALYVTPRGMWTGAIPYGERSFSVEFDLIDHGMRVLVSDGTDRSIPLVPRTVADFYRETMRLLDELGLDVRIWDVPVELPDKLPFHEDTEHRSYDPAYARRFSQVLLQANTALERHRAPYRLRHTLVQFFFGSFDIAYARYSGRPAEPPSQDIIMRLGMNAQEICTGFWPGDARFPEPAFWSYGYPKPDGIETACVGPSAAGWDTNMGEFILRYSDVRAARDPHALLAEFFSSTYDALAQSMQWPPGA; encoded by the coding sequence ATGAGCGATCGCGTGGAAGCCTGGCCGGAACTGCCTCTTGAAGCCTGGCGCGAGACCTGCGAGACGCTGCACCGCTACGTGCAAGTAATCGGCAAGATTCGCTTGGCGTTGTCGCCGCCCGAGCCGCAGTGGGCGCACGTTGCGCTGTATGTAACGCCGCGCGGCATGTGGACGGGTGCGATTCCGTATGGAGAACGTTCGTTCTCGGTCGAGTTCGACCTGATCGATCACGGTATGCGCGTGCTCGTCAGCGACGGAACCGATCGTTCGATTCCGCTGGTTCCCCGTACCGTGGCCGATTTCTATCGTGAAACGATGCGGCTGCTGGACGAGCTAGGCCTCGACGTCCGAATCTGGGACGTTCCAGTAGAGCTTCCCGACAAGCTTCCGTTTCACGAAGACACCGAGCATCGTTCGTACGATCCGGCGTACGCACGGCGCTTCTCACAAGTTTTGCTGCAGGCCAACACGGCGCTCGAGCGGCACCGCGCACCGTATCGCTTGCGACATACGCTGGTACAGTTTTTCTTCGGTTCGTTCGACATCGCGTACGCGCGCTATTCGGGGCGTCCGGCCGAGCCGCCGTCGCAAGACATCATCATGCGCCTTGGCATGAACGCACAAGAGATTTGCACCGGCTTTTGGCCGGGGGATGCGCGTTTTCCCGAACCCGCATTCTGGAGCTACGGCTATCCGAAACCGGATGGAATCGAAACCGCATGCGTGGGTCCTTCGGCGGCCGGCTGGGACACGAACATGGGCGAGTTTATTCTCCGCTACTCCGACGTCCGCGCCGCTCGAGATCCGCATGCGCTGCTAGCCGAGTTCTTCAGCAGCACCTACGACGCGCTGGCGCAAAGCATGCAGTGGCCGCCCGGGGCATAA
- a CDS encoding M48 family metallopeptidase, producing the protein MNTRAHYGRAARGYGTMKASKLLLGLCAGVTAGYTLMRTVQALREYRRPSPAVERDARAYAEYRRALDVAGTVRGLASAYLFAYGAPGRFTDRATAFAPPWLRPALFSLPIVTMSSLLDLPISFVESYTPERRYGLSDQSIAAWLEEYLKGTALSAAFSAVLLSLFGIAVRHAPRTWPLVAAAGTLPLLVVMNLVVPLWILPMFNKFVPLDGPLEDRLRKLAGRYGAATAEILRMDMSRQTRKANAFVTGVGGTHRIVLGDTLIDAFTPDEVEFVVAHELGHYVTKDTWRLIAFSELMAAILLFWAQRATPVRERARMRKRPILLARFVVTMSAASQLLRPLLLAFSRSREWAADDFALEATGDAASGAAALSRLRDQNLADDAPPHWYELLFGSHPALKDRIAKLEAAER; encoded by the coding sequence ATGAATACACGCGCGCATTATGGAAGAGCAGCACGTGGGTACGGTACGATGAAAGCGTCGAAGCTACTGCTCGGCCTCTGCGCCGGAGTGACGGCAGGTTATACGCTAATGCGAACGGTGCAAGCCCTCCGCGAGTACCGTCGTCCTTCGCCCGCGGTCGAGCGCGATGCGCGAGCCTATGCCGAGTATCGACGCGCCCTCGACGTTGCTGGGACCGTTCGAGGGCTCGCCAGCGCGTATTTGTTCGCTTACGGCGCGCCCGGTCGCTTCACCGATCGTGCGACGGCGTTCGCCCCGCCGTGGCTGCGCCCGGCGTTATTCTCCTTGCCGATCGTGACCATGTCTTCGTTGCTCGATTTGCCGATCTCGTTCGTCGAAAGCTATACGCCCGAGCGGCGCTACGGTTTGAGCGATCAGTCGATCGCGGCCTGGCTCGAAGAATACTTGAAAGGCACCGCGCTGTCGGCTGCATTCTCGGCGGTGCTGCTGAGTTTATTCGGTATCGCGGTCCGGCACGCGCCTCGTACCTGGCCGCTGGTAGCCGCCGCCGGCACGCTGCCGCTGTTAGTCGTCATGAACCTGGTCGTTCCGCTCTGGATACTTCCGATGTTCAATAAATTCGTGCCGCTCGACGGACCGCTCGAAGATCGGTTGCGCAAGCTTGCCGGACGCTATGGCGCCGCCACGGCCGAAATACTGCGTATGGATATGAGCCGCCAAACGCGCAAAGCCAACGCCTTCGTTACCGGCGTCGGCGGAACGCACCGTATCGTGCTCGGCGACACCCTGATCGACGCGTTCACGCCCGACGAAGTCGAGTTCGTCGTCGCGCACGAGCTCGGCCACTACGTCACCAAAGATACGTGGCGTCTCATCGCCTTTTCGGAACTGATGGCCGCCATATTATTATTCTGGGCGCAACGCGCGACCCCGGTTCGCGAGCGGGCGAGGATGCGCAAACGGCCGATTTTATTGGCGCGCTTCGTCGTCACGATGAGCGCAGCGTCGCAACTGTTGCGACCGCTGTTGCTGGCGTTTTCGCGTTCGCGCGAATGGGCGGCCGACGATTTCGCACTCGAGGCCACCGGTGACGCCGCGAGCGGCGCTGCCGCGTTATCGCGCTTACGCGACCAGAATCTAGCCGACGACGCACCGCCGCACTGGTACGAGTTGCTGTTCGGGTCGCATCCCGCGCTCAAGGACCGCATCGCGAAGTTGGAGGCTGCGGAGCGTTAG
- a CDS encoding amidohydrolase, with protein MYSFDAPSRRFACSDNIVIDQHRIVAVGEEPAGLGALRVDVGGAIVIPALADCHVHLAASGYLSGTRDLSSVRSNRALHEAVERLPVDGGIVVGGRYDDALWPDGAADATALERFHSDRIAMLTRVDSHSSIVNARTLQWLELPSGVEGIERNDDGVPTGRLTRDANWQAQARFAKRTPLDVRRAAERRAVDFALSRGVAHLHAQLVGFARDDYAAEVAAMRALPADVHSKICEPDPELARSFGLPYVGGDVFLDGSIGSGTAAMSAPYCGGGSGALRFDDDGLFEYFESSDRLGIAAGVHAIGDEAIDQALRVWRRVLDDRPSRNGCRHFIEHFELASDEHIETCARLGIALSMQPQFDAAWGGSDELYERRLGVERTRSMNALARIERAGAMLCGGSDSPVCELDPFAGMQAAVDHHQPSERLSRHAALAMYTVNAARFGYAEHVTGDLRAGLNADFVVLDRDPFDGASFTDCRVLQTWIGGACVFDAGVL; from the coding sequence GTGTATTCATTCGATGCTCCGTCGCGCCGTTTTGCGTGTAGCGACAATATCGTCATCGACCAGCATCGCATTGTGGCCGTCGGAGAAGAGCCGGCCGGGTTAGGCGCGCTCCGCGTCGACGTCGGCGGAGCGATCGTCATACCGGCGCTGGCCGATTGTCACGTCCATCTCGCCGCTTCCGGCTATCTGAGCGGCACGCGCGACCTTTCGAGCGTGCGTTCCAATCGCGCCCTGCACGAAGCGGTCGAACGACTTCCGGTCGATGGTGGCATCGTCGTGGGAGGACGTTACGACGACGCGTTGTGGCCCGACGGGGCGGCCGATGCAACCGCGCTCGAGCGGTTCCATTCCGATAGAATCGCGATGCTCACGCGGGTCGACTCGCACTCGAGCATCGTCAACGCACGCACGTTGCAATGGCTCGAGTTGCCGAGCGGTGTCGAGGGTATCGAACGCAACGATGATGGTGTTCCGACCGGCCGCTTAACGCGAGACGCGAACTGGCAAGCACAAGCGCGGTTTGCCAAACGCACGCCACTCGACGTGCGGCGAGCAGCCGAGCGTCGTGCGGTCGATTTCGCGCTCTCGCGCGGCGTGGCGCATCTGCACGCACAGCTCGTGGGGTTTGCGCGCGACGACTATGCGGCCGAAGTAGCCGCGATGCGCGCGCTCCCGGCCGACGTGCATTCGAAGATTTGCGAGCCCGATCCGGAATTGGCGCGTTCCTTCGGTTTGCCGTACGTCGGCGGCGACGTCTTCTTAGATGGGTCGATCGGGAGCGGTACGGCCGCGATGTCGGCGCCCTACTGCGGCGGTGGTTCCGGCGCGTTACGCTTCGACGATGACGGACTGTTCGAGTATTTCGAATCTTCCGACCGGCTCGGCATCGCGGCCGGCGTGCATGCCATCGGCGATGAGGCGATCGATCAAGCTCTGCGCGTGTGGCGTCGAGTGCTCGACGATCGCCCGTCGAGGAACGGCTGTCGTCACTTCATCGAACATTTCGAACTGGCGTCGGACGAGCACATCGAAACCTGCGCGCGGTTAGGGATCGCGTTGTCGATGCAGCCGCAGTTCGACGCGGCGTGGGGAGGTAGCGACGAGTTGTACGAACGGCGTTTGGGTGTCGAACGAACGCGTTCGATGAACGCGTTGGCACGTATCGAGCGGGCCGGCGCGATGCTGTGCGGGGGATCCGACAGCCCGGTATGCGAGCTCGATCCGTTCGCCGGAATGCAAGCTGCCGTCGATCATCATCAACCATCCGAACGTCTATCGCGGCACGCCGCGCTCGCGATGTATACCGTGAATGCGGCGCGTTTTGGATATGCCGAACACGTGACGGGCGACCTGCGCGCCGGTCTGAACGCCGACTTCGTGGTGCTCGACCGCGATCCGTTCGACGGGGCTTCATTTACCGATTGCCGCGTTCTGCAGACCTGGATCGGCGGTGCCTGCGTCTTCGACGCAGGCGTGTTATAG